AGCCCGCTTCGCAAAGAGTTTGATTTGTTTCCAAATCGTCTTGCGGCTGAATCCCGTCCCCCGCCGCGTGAGAAAAACCTGGCGCACAGCCGGATTCTTGACAAGCTTCGGGCGCGCCTCCTTGAAATAGCGCTCGATCGCCGCTCGCGCCGTCCCGCCCACCGGCGTGACCCGCATCTTATTCCCCTTGCCCACACAGCGGAGATAACCACTCTCGAGATGCAAATCTTCCAGGGTCAGATGGGTCAGCTCCGACACCCGGAGCCCCGAGGCATAAAGCAACTCCATCATGGCCCGATCCCGGACGGCCATCGGATCATCACCCGTTACAGCCTTCAGCAAGGCGTCGACTTCCTTTATCGATAATGTCGTGGGGAGAACTTTCCAGAGCCGGGGCGACTCCATGACGGCGGTCACATCTTTTTCAAGCAACCCCTCCTGAACCAAATAGCGGAAAAAAACTTTGATCGCCACCAAGCGCCG
Above is a window of bacterium DNA encoding:
- the xerD gene encoding site-specific tyrosine recombinase XerD; this translates as MIALVEQFLDHISFECGLSPKTREAYGHDLADFSRFSQTAGVHVPREVTRKLLLGYLEHERDRGLAMNSISRRLVAIKVFFRYLVQEGLLEKDVTAVMESPRLWKVLPTTLSIKEVDALLKAVTGDDPMAVRDRAMMELLYASGLRVSELTHLTLEDLHLESGYLRCVGKGNKMRVTPVGGTARAAIERYFKEARPKLVKNPAVRQVFLTRRGTGFSRKTIWKQIKLFAKRAGITKEVSPHTLRHSFATHLLANGAPLRMIQEMLGHADIATTQVYTHVDQNRLKSVHQQFHPRA